From the genome of Cololabis saira isolate AMF1-May2022 chromosome 1, fColSai1.1, whole genome shotgun sequence:
GTCGGTGATGTTGGTTCCCCTGGTTGAGCTGGCGCCTCGTGTACGGAGGCTGCTCCTAATCCGGGTTTGACTCCTAGCCCGTCCCCGTGCTGCAAGTCTTCTCCTTCTCTGTACCACACTTTCCTGCCATTCCACCTTAAATGGAGGGCCCAGAACATTAAAGGTCAATATTTgtctaaaaaatacaaaattaatCCACTACAGCTGACATGAAAGCGGTTTGTCTGCAGTGCTTTTTAAAATGACATGATCTTTCActttacagtaaataaactgcaacagaacAAACTGTAAACAGTTTGTTCTGTTGACGCCGGGCCAGACTGCTCTGTTTTCACAACAGAGTAGGAGCTTGTAGTGTCACCAGCGAAGAGTCGGACTGCGTCACCTTGTGTAGGAATCATCTGacggccagtactggagttgagggaggatgaggggggatggcatccccccctgaaataaaaacggtccaaatcatcccccctgtaaaactgccatcccccctttccatcccttatgtcatttcatcaatgaatgtggttttactgctatttcaacttttagagtcatcaccagaaaaataacaccagaaaaataacttatttgactatttttacctgtttcaagttaattttcacttgaaataagtagaaaaatctgccagtgggacaagatttatcttcacattacaagcaaaaaaatcttgttccactggcagatttttgtacttattttaagtgaaaatctacttgaaacaggtgaaaattgttgttttttccagtgatgagtcttgttttaagtgtaatgagattttttttactaaaatgagacattttaactagaaataagacaaatattcttgttaagattttgagcttTTGAGTTTTGATTTTGAgttccattttacttatcctgtgaaggacagaatcatattgataagttcagaaaagtgttttttattgttgtgttttgatgtatttgatgtaagcccagtggatatttaaagcttacagaaggctgcatttaactgctgctatgtcattcctgcagtatttctgcaggtgttttggtcagtgctattatttgtaatatattatattatttgtaatcagcacaaattatctgtccccatatgataaaatccaccatcccccctgattcttttttacaactcgagtactgctgacGGCGTCACCTTTGAGTGTCTGAATAACACCGTGGGCAACATTCATATAAAAGTGAACTATGGTGTGTTTTCATGAAGGATTAAATGCAGTCAGCTGAGAGTGGCGAGTCATTTATGTTTCATCGCTCTAACAGATAAGATGTGTTTGGCCCAGTTTTATGCCCTCCAGGGACATCTTTAAAAACCATCATAAAACATTCATCTTTTTCTCTCGTCTTTTTGTTTTACAGGCCCTGCTAAAGATGAAACGAGAACTCCGTTCCCAGATGGAGTGTGAGATCAGTGAACTGCAGAGAATCATCGTCCAGAACGACGAGGACGACCACGTCCAGGACGTGGAGGTGCAGCGGCTGCGGAGCCGGGTCCACATGGCTTCCTTCCAGTACAACACCAGCTGCCTCAACTGACGCACAGCTGGACAGGTTTTCTCTGAAATACAGGCTGGATTACGTCAAAGAAAAGTTGCCGTTGACTTTTGTTATTCAAAAACCAACGTTACGACACTCTGATGTATAAAGTCCCAGTTTTTCCACATGAAGAGGAAATTCCCACCGAGAACTTGCACACGTCCTGGCAGATTAGTAAACCGAACACACTCTGACAAATGTAGCTTTTATCCAACTCTTCCTGTCACATCAGCTGCTACACCTAAACTGTAGACACCTTGGACCAAGTCCCTTGCTCTCCTGGGTTTCACTTGATAAGTTCTAGCGCCGTGGCCGCTCCGGCATTGTGGGAAAAACATTATTAAACGGTCTCTTGCAGAGTTACTAAGTATGAATGTCACACTGACatgactgactttttttttcctttctcacaTGAGATGTCTTCCTTTAATATTTTAACCATGTCagtgaattatttatttaactttaatgttgtttgatttttaattaatctgtGATCTCTGATTGCAAAAGCGATGATAATAATTCCGTCATGAACTCGTCTTAACCTTTGCTCACTAGTGACTGTTTTTTACTCCCAACGAATCATTAGGACCAAGTTGTTCCATCATTTAACCACCGTGAGACTTGTCAAGCACACATTCCCAGACAAACACCCATTAAATGTGTGGAAACACTTCACCTAAACTGCAACTTGTCACTTATTTGCATGAGATGTGAACTATTCTAAGTCTTGGAAGGTTTCATTTGGTAACAATAATTGAACTGTAGTTACCAACTGGAGCTCGGCCTCAAAGCACTCATCACCCCTTCACTATTAACAGGAACAATCACAAACCGAACCAGACAAAGGGTTTGACCCTCACTTGATGGCACATCTGAGATCTGCAGGAGCTAAAGAAGGATGTTACAAACAAGAGATAACGTGGAGAGGATACAGCATGAAGTGACATGAAAGCACGTTTCTGTCGTGTCTGCCTTGTAAACTAATCCCAGAACACAAATCCAGTAGAGATGACTTTACATCCAATCCAAGGAAATCAAACTATTACTAGGAAACAAGCTTTcaattagattgtttttaaacttGCCACTATTTCTAGCTGTTTCCAGGCAAATGCAGACAAACAGGATGGAAGTTAGGAAACTACAAAGTTGTCATGCCACCGTACCAGATGCAGATAATGAGGTTGTTTGCCAGTGGTGAAATGAAGAGGGggaaaagaggtaaatgaaaataattttatttgcaTAAAGCTATTTAATGTGCATTTACAAATCGACACAATAGGTGGAAAATGCTGACgacacaaacattaaaaaaaagtctttcaAAGTGACGTTCGGACGGGAGCCGTGTTGCAGTCACAGAGATCAAGACGGCTCCTCCCTTCCAACCCCAGCGGCTTCAGTCAGGATTAATGCTGGAAAACTGATGTCAAAGGAAACCTGCAAAACTTCCCATCAGGAAATGAGGGTTTttcattttataaaaaaaagaaaaaagtgttaatggttttgttttgtgaGAATTGGAAGAAAGATAACAGAAGTCCAACAGCTTCATTCAACACAGCTGTTGGACTTATTTGTGCTTTCGTTCATGCTCGGTGATGGCGCGGTGTCCTGTCCGTTGACCTGCAGGTCACTGTGCTGCttctcatcatcctcatcctcatcttcatcgtcatcgtcTGGCAGGTTGGTCCACTGAAAGCGGTTCTCACAGAAATGGCACATCTGGTTGACAATAATTTTTAGTCCGTTGACACGTTTTCTAACCGAACACTGTCGGCTGCATTCCCGGCATGACTTGAACAACTCGAGGAGGCACTTTTCATCCACGATGAACTCTGAGGAGCTGGAGTCAGAAAAGATCTGGCAGTTAATCCCAAGAAATCGCTGTTTTTATTCAACATGTACACTGGAGAAAAATCAGACAACTGGAGGTTGTGTGGATGAGGAGGACGCAGGGAATCTTGCAAAGGCAGATTGAGTTAAAAATTGAAACCGAAAGCTTCGAGCTGGAAACAAACATACCTCCCCAAATCCACCAGGTAGCGTCCATCACCCACACTTAGCGAGGTGCTGaattcttcatcatcttcattaaCTGTGAACCAATTTTTTACAATTACAAATtttctgttctctttttttttttcatatcagATAAGGACTGAAGTCAACTCACCTTCGCTTTCTTTATCTTCTGCCTCTCTTGTTGATTTTTGAAGAGCGGTATCTTTTTTTCTGAGCTCCTTAAAAGCAAAGAACAAACCAACAGTTCAGTAGAAATAGTTGCTTAATTTAATGCATTTTAACATACAGCTGTATTAGTCAACTTCAAATCAGAAAATTACCATTAAAATTATGATAAAACAATTTCTTCAAATTGTGATAATTTATGTATCCACAAATTAGAGATGCTGCAAAGAGCCAATAAAGAAAACTTGAAGCTTTAATACAATCATAGTTGGTGCTGAGCTGTGGCAGATTGATGGATGAAATGTTTCAAATCTACAGGAACAATGAGACATTTAAACTTACTTCTTCGTGTGTAGATGATTGAGGAGAAGGATCTGCACTCGTGTCCTCAGCTTCATTCAATGAACTCATCATGGACCGTTCACAGTGCTGCTTTCACTACAGACACAAA
Proteins encoded in this window:
- the LOC133444500 gene encoding uncharacterized protein LOC133444500 — its product is MMSSLNEAEDTSADPSPQSSTHEEELRKKDTALQKSTREAEDKESEVNEDDEEFSTSLSVGDGRYLVDLGSSSEFIVDEKCLLELFKSCRECSRQCSVRKRVNGLKIIVNQMCHFCENRFQWTNLPDDDDEDEDEDDEKQHSDLQVNGQDTAPSPSMNESTNKSNSCVE